A stretch of the Aegilops tauschii subsp. strangulata cultivar AL8/78 chromosome 4, Aet v6.0, whole genome shotgun sequence genome encodes the following:
- the LOC109739762 gene encoding cytochrome P450 87A3, with the protein MDMEEGYYFYSYASLCGALAVIVAGWLVYRWMSPPCNTGRLPPGSMGFPLIGETFRFFKPSPSIDIPAFYKQRLKRYGPLFKTNLVGQPLVVSMDAEVNRFIFQQEGKLFRSWYPDTTNIIFGKESLASCDGSLHKFVRSFAARLFGVDSLRDMLLAEMEQNVARSFAAWAAEPAGIEVKDAVSTMIFDLMAKKLIGFGPEKSRKLRKNLDVFFQGMVSFPLYFPGTAFYKCIQGRKNVQKVLKDLLKERLSAPQKRHGDFLDEVVDELQSGPGMLNEKFAIDLVGALLFASFATVSSSLTVAMKFLSDQPSVVEALKEEHEAILKKRAGANTSAITWEEYKSMAFTAQVTNEIVRLSNVAPGIFRKTLTDVQVKGYTIPAGWLVMISPISVNLNPELYEDPLAFNPWRWQDESKKSTLLKNFMPFGGGLRLCVGAEFSRIQIALFLHTLVTKYRWKEIKGGEVQRISEIVFPKGYHIQIIPREESIN; encoded by the exons ATGGACATGGAGGAGGGCTACTACTTCTACTCGTACGCATCGCTCTGCGGCGCCCTTGCCGTTATAGTAGCAGGTTGGCTCGTGTACAGGTGGATGAGTCCTCCCTGCAACACCGGGAGGCTCCCTCCCGGATCCATGGGCTTCCCCCTCATCGGCGAGACCTTCCGCTTCTTCAAGCCAAGCCCTTCTATTGACATCCCAGCCTTCTACAAGCAAAGGCTCAAAAG ATACGGCCCGTTGTTCAAGACGAACCTGGTGGGGCAGCCGTTGGTGGTGTCCATGGACGCCGAGGTGAACCGCTTCATCTTCCAGCAGGAAGGCAAGCTGTTCCGGAGCTGGTACCCGGACACCACCAACATCATCTTCGGAAAGGAGAGCCTCGCCTCCTGCGACGGCTCCCTCCACAAGTTCGTCCGCAGCTTCGCCGCCAGGCTCTTCGGCGTCGACAGCCTCCGTGACATGCTCCTCGCGGAAATGGAGCAGAACGTGGCGCGGAGCTTCGCCGCGTGGGCTGCGGAGCCTGCAGGAATCGAGGTCAAGGACGCGGTGTCCACG ATGATATTTGACCTCATGGCCAAGAAGCTTATTGGTTTTGGCCCCGAAAAGTCAAGGAAACTTAGGAAGAATTTGGATGTCTTCTTCCAGGGAATGGTCTCCTTCCCGCTGTATTTCCCTGGGACAGCATTCTACAAATGCATACAG GGAAGGAAAAACGTGCAAAAGGTACTCAAGGACTTGCTAAAAGAAAGGCTCAGTGCACCTCAAAAGAGACACGGTGATTTCCTtgacgaggtcgtcgatgagctACAGAGCGGGCCGGGAATGTTGAACGAGAAATTCGCCATAGATCTGGTGGGCGCCCTCTTGTTCGCCAGCTTTGCGACGGTGTCGTCGTCGCTCACGGTCGCCATGAAATTCCTCAGCGACCAACCCAGTGTGGTAGAAGCACTCAAG GAGGAGCATGAAGCGATTTTGAAGAAAAGAGCGGGTGCGAATACCAGTGCGATCACATGGGAAGAATACAAGTCCATGGCATTCACTGCTCAG GTCACGAATGAGATCGTTCGCCTTAGTAACGTGGCCCCTGGAATATTCAGGAAAACACTAACAGATGTGCAAGTGAAAG GCTACACGATCCCCGCGGGTTGGCTGGTGATGATCAGCCCCATATCTGTCAATCTGAACCCAGAATTGTATGAAGATCCCCTAGCCTTTAATCCATGGAGGTGGCAGGATGAGTCGAAGAAGAGCACTCTGCTCAAGAACTTCATGCCGTTCGGAGGGGGGCTAAGGCTTTGCGTGGGCGCAGAGTTCAGCAGAATCCAGATCGCACTCTTCCTTCACACCTTGGTGACAAAGTACAG ATGGAAGGAGATAAAAGGAGGCGAAGTGCAACGCATATCGGAGATCGTGTTTCCAAAGGGCTATCACATCCAAATAATCCCTAGGGAGGAATCGATAAACTGA